Proteins encoded together in one Abyssibacter profundi window:
- a CDS encoding PKD domain-containing protein yields the protein MKQIPSWLLTAAVILLHGCAGGDPEPAAVTNAPPRVAVFGPAEVLEGDAVTLRAEASDIDGRIEALTWQVTGGTASPVSPEADGTLYRFTAPEVQTRSSLLITAEAMDDAGALASSTLELTVLDRSDATQAPNVSAGDDQQVEEGESLELFGNATAQGGRSIRRLRWEQVAGPTAVVSGSSDQNRLLITAPQVEATARLTFRFSATDSSGFEAQDSVDVEVFDVVANALPVVEAGDDQTVDARSTVMLSGSASDTDGSIVSLQWQPRFDQPAVTLESTGPGTATFVAPTVADQTALVFALVATDDAGAQGEDQLTVTVLPVANSAPSVDEALADPSVGYAGDDIVLSASVSDPESDPITLNWEQLPGEAPAVAIRDAQSAQAGITLPALDAETRFRFRISASDGLASASRDIELPANRRSAPPPDPLSCLTDPLQAGCPLGPAADLLDPANFALCTAGPTTPGCPFSELILTDPDLLDCLGNLDTQACADLLGNLVDPSYLLERLPPDAPATACNPLYQDGGFEHYIGAVHEHTGYSDGTVNTRPADVFAQVAERGYDFAISTEHSDNTHLPLTVTGDCASEQLLECVIADDDDPLNSFIKWQATAEQVAAATTPDFTAIRGFEWTSDRFGHINVLFSEHVINAKTTPGYAVSMADFWQWLMYPAQFGGGDDALISFNHPGREDDIESFVREIGGSDPAYAFNGFRHVPGMDQRAVGLEVFGKGSEYDSGGPGGSWLAHALDQGWHVGAVSSEDHHGTDWGASSLPKTVLIARSRDRLDLKEALLARRMYATAQHYGDLRVDFRIDGAPMGSRLRRPAGRQLDLTASVRRAGTPLPATIELVTRGNTVLAVETTAQLNTSVTVEDAESYIFLRIRDAESGQPIAFSSPIWMLPGETPLPACDGPRS from the coding sequence ATGAAGCAAATACCGTCTTGGCTGCTGACTGCAGCTGTCATCCTGCTCCACGGCTGTGCTGGGGGCGATCCCGAGCCGGCCGCCGTGACCAATGCACCACCTCGGGTTGCGGTGTTCGGGCCCGCCGAAGTCCTGGAGGGCGATGCCGTCACGCTGCGCGCCGAAGCCTCGGATATCGACGGTCGCATCGAGGCACTGACCTGGCAGGTGACCGGCGGTACGGCCAGCCCTGTCTCACCGGAGGCCGATGGAACGCTCTACCGCTTCACGGCGCCCGAGGTCCAGACACGCTCCAGTCTGCTCATCACGGCCGAGGCGATGGATGACGCCGGCGCCCTCGCCAGCAGCACGCTGGAATTGACCGTGTTGGATCGGTCGGATGCCACGCAGGCTCCCAACGTTTCGGCTGGCGACGACCAACAGGTGGAGGAAGGCGAATCGCTGGAACTTTTCGGCAACGCCACGGCGCAAGGTGGACGGTCGATTCGTCGACTGCGATGGGAGCAGGTCGCCGGCCCCACGGCCGTCGTGTCCGGGTCGTCCGACCAGAACCGACTGCTGATCACCGCGCCGCAGGTCGAAGCCACCGCCCGACTGACGTTTCGGTTCAGCGCGACCGACTCCAGCGGTTTCGAGGCCCAGGACAGCGTTGATGTCGAGGTCTTCGATGTGGTGGCCAATGCCTTGCCCGTGGTGGAAGCCGGAGACGATCAGACCGTTGATGCCCGCTCCACCGTCATGCTCAGTGGCAGCGCCAGCGATACGGACGGCAGTATCGTAAGCCTGCAATGGCAACCCCGGTTCGACCAGCCCGCCGTCACGCTGGAATCTACCGGGCCAGGTACCGCGACCTTTGTGGCCCCGACCGTCGCCGATCAAACCGCCTTGGTCTTTGCACTGGTTGCCACAGATGATGCCGGTGCCCAGGGTGAGGATCAGCTGACGGTCACCGTTCTGCCGGTGGCCAACTCCGCGCCCAGCGTGGACGAGGCCCTGGCCGACCCCAGCGTCGGCTACGCTGGCGATGACATCGTATTGTCCGCCAGCGTCAGCGACCCGGAATCCGACCCGATCACACTGAACTGGGAACAGTTGCCCGGCGAAGCGCCTGCCGTCGCCATTCGCGATGCCCAGAGCGCCCAGGCTGGGATCACCCTGCCTGCATTAGACGCGGAGACCCGGTTCCGCTTCCGCATCTCGGCCAGCGACGGTCTGGCCAGCGCCTCCCGCGACATCGAGTTGCCGGCCAACAGGCGCAGCGCCCCGCCCCCCGACCCGCTGAGTTGCCTGACCGACCCGTTGCAGGCTGGCTGCCCGCTTGGCCCAGCCGCTGATCTGCTCGACCCCGCCAACTTCGCACTTTGCACGGCAGGCCCGACCACGCCGGGTTGCCCCTTCTCCGAGCTCATCTTGACCGACCCCGATCTGCTGGACTGTCTCGGCAATCTGGACACCCAGGCCTGTGCCGATCTGCTGGGCAATCTCGTCGACCCCAGCTATCTGCTGGAGCGCTTGCCACCTGATGCCCCGGCGACAGCCTGCAATCCGTTGTATCAGGACGGTGGATTCGAGCATTACATTGGTGCCGTACACGAGCACACGGGCTACTCCGACGGCACCGTTAACACCCGCCCCGCAGACGTGTTTGCACAGGTTGCAGAGCGCGGATACGACTTTGCGATTAGCACCGAACACTCGGACAACACCCACCTGCCGTTAACGGTGACCGGTGACTGCGCCTCGGAGCAGCTGCTTGAATGCGTCATCGCCGATGATGACGACCCGCTGAATTCCTTTATCAAGTGGCAGGCCACGGCCGAGCAGGTGGCCGCGGCGACCACGCCCGATTTCACCGCCATTCGTGGATTCGAGTGGACGTCTGATCGCTTTGGGCACATCAACGTGCTGTTCTCCGAGCACGTCATCAACGCCAAGACCACCCCTGGCTACGCCGTGTCGATGGCCGACTTCTGGCAATGGCTGATGTACCCGGCGCAGTTTGGCGGAGGCGATGACGCGCTGATCAGCTTTAACCACCCCGGGCGAGAGGACGACATCGAGAGTTTCGTCCGCGAAATCGGCGGCAGCGACCCGGCCTACGCCTTCAACGGGTTTCGGCATGTCCCTGGCATGGATCAACGCGCGGTCGGCCTCGAAGTCTTCGGAAAGGGCTCCGAGTACGATTCCGGTGGGCCGGGTGGTTCCTGGCTCGCCCATGCCCTAGATCAGGGCTGGCACGTCGGCGCCGTGAGTTCCGAAGATCACCACGGCACCGACTGGGGCGCCAGCAGCTTGCCGAAAACCGTACTCATCGCCCGCTCACGCGACCGCCTCGATCTCAAGGAGGCATTGCTGGCACGGCGCATGTACGCCACGGCGCAGCACTACGGGGATTTGCGCGTCGACTTCCGCATCGACGGCGCGCCCATGGGGTCACGGCTACGGCGTCCGGCAGGTCGCCAGCTAGACTTGACGGCATCGGTCAGACGGGCCGGCACGCCCCTGCCGGCTACGATTGAACTGGTGACGAGGGGCAATACCGTGTTGGCGGTCGAGACCACGGCGCAGCTGAATACATCGGTGACCGTCGAGGACGCCGAGTCCTACATCTTCCTGCGAATCCGCGACGCCGAGAGCGGACAACCCATCGCCTTTTCCAGCCCGATCTGGATGCTGCCTGGCGAGACGCCACTGCCGGCCTGCGATGGCCCGCGCAGCTAG